The following coding sequences lie in one Thalassoglobus polymorphus genomic window:
- a CDS encoding VanZ family protein, which yields MAKSPQITDSHFYDGESLPLTSNKRTGDGDWLRKSFSRLILPYWTLLTYLLLAPHPLWFLTGLSQPDEFSIFTMSDLIQHLSAFAVLGFLLSTQFSPSGRTSKLLYASGFYAVITELLQWFIPNRHAAISDMLANASGLIIGWSCYLLLRSLFSTRTISFQTR from the coding sequence ATGGCGAAATCACCTCAAATCACTGACTCTCATTTTTACGATGGGGAAAGCCTACCATTGACCAGCAACAAAAGAACAGGTGATGGAGATTGGCTTAGAAAATCGTTTTCCCGATTAATTCTTCCGTACTGGACCTTACTCACTTATTTGCTGCTTGCTCCACACCCTCTCTGGTTCCTCACAGGTCTGAGTCAACCGGATGAGTTTTCTATTTTCACAATGTCCGACCTGATTCAACATTTGTCTGCCTTCGCAGTGTTGGGTTTTCTTCTGAGCACTCAGTTCTCACCCTCAGGTCGAACCAGCAAGTTGCTTTACGCATCTGGATTCTACGCGGTGATCACCGAACTGCTGCAGTGGTTCATCCCCAATCGACACGCTGCGATCTCAGACATGCTCGCAAATGCGTCAGGGTTAATCATCGGGTGGAGCTGCTACCTGCTTCTGCGATCACTCTTCTCAACCCGCACCATCTCTTTCCAGACTCGATGA
- a CDS encoding VanZ family protein — MNGYLQERSDSGTQVVSILRPIQLKSNEHLNNSDLARFESSILSARREHPEIVILSGISWNISSDEYSFDLTILFPETPEEFDNQRQFEKFVGTLEFETNTLESVKKTLSWLEKNAVHNGLRPVVISHSYRWLGESASEIVIPVAALMRVSELVLGFPIFPAQDRGFTPQVPSLDTLNSREESWNQLLKRDLNVLAAISSSQTTTDPPTPLTETWIQTSEPTSNGVLLALHSGDFYSGQGGIATELDFSVAINGLEQAVPSGGAITVPAETLLTVSFACKIPEQDLTGEPNWLDSIELVCISESGVETLVENTIQLGNANHQWDLKTPNGGVVVRACARRSVDGGEDYLVYTNPIFIKSEFTPEPWSASKSLASVSALQIFGFLGSVIAAATIFFVLSKVSHRAKEGRSRRIEIASKLPALADQPEADWTPPTEETSPQIKPHPDAPSNGAISIPTRGQFALAGCLVTLFAIYGSLVPLNYQPLPFDSAVERFLDTPFLQIDVNRRQDWVANILLYVPLGYFWASAFIFDRNNFAVRALLCSSVALILTGIAIGTEFLQIWFPPRTVSQNDIIAEAIGATLGSVVALATIQASVKWFRQMIRLSNPGASLDWFLQLYILALFFATLMPFDFILNSAELAAKVQAGRISAQFPEFSSATLANLLGTSIMFFPIGIWTSRWQDRASHRSLWKALSLTVCIPIFLEIIQIPVFSRYATLTGMLAGVVGALMGFHVTRHFGGSITNRLLEAPEKRASRTVSTVVIIASYLTGLAIFYVGPLRPGVLGETIFRLQNFWQVPFARLYWGTELNAFLTISRQLALLAPIGFLLGDLALSSETLKQTKWRFGASVLLLAMIATLLEIGQVWNMDRYADVTDAILLGIGGILGLVIRPALIDFAKFGFLDSTQRLVTLRRVLFLGALGAIGLIGTATASYQTTHFSLTQSLPKERHVDLVVDREWLSDKFRIQNIIVPTTDFPEAIWGSTGADSSGNIWFGVSDGREHLPSARVFKLDPVGGTLTEVGSILPELRRLGLLREGESQSKVHSKFVEAEDGYLYFASMDEKGEASDGSQLPTWGSHLWRIHPQIQVFEHLASVPEGLIAVSGGGRWIYSLGLFDHILYQWDVREKELKHVRVGAIGGHISRNFITDLRGHAYVPRLTHTGSILDRPKNPTSKDSDVTVELVEYDTSLREVGSTPLSNYLTESYWENHGIVGVSTLSNGSILFTTSRGFLFRITPSQAGSKSYVQPLNWIHPDGPSYAPSLFAGKSDQTVAAVVYGKDRFEWSEFNLRTYQAKTSPLQLPLLTEGKKGVLLYGSQTQDKFGACYVVGRVYNTPIVLRIESLR; from the coding sequence GTGAATGGTTATCTTCAAGAGAGGAGTGACTCCGGAACCCAAGTTGTCTCCATTCTTCGACCGATTCAGCTTAAGAGCAACGAGCATTTAAACAACTCAGACCTTGCTCGTTTTGAGTCATCAATTCTCAGTGCGAGGCGAGAGCATCCAGAGATCGTCATTCTTTCAGGAATCAGTTGGAACATCTCAAGCGACGAGTACTCATTCGACCTCACAATTCTCTTCCCAGAAACTCCTGAAGAATTCGACAACCAGCGTCAGTTCGAAAAGTTCGTCGGGACGTTGGAGTTCGAGACTAATACGCTGGAGTCCGTAAAAAAAACGTTGAGTTGGTTGGAAAAAAACGCCGTCCACAATGGCCTTCGACCAGTGGTCATCTCACACTCGTATCGCTGGCTCGGGGAGTCAGCTTCCGAAATTGTCATTCCCGTTGCTGCATTGATGAGAGTGAGTGAACTGGTACTCGGGTTCCCCATATTCCCTGCTCAGGACAGGGGCTTCACTCCCCAGGTCCCCTCACTCGACACATTGAATTCCCGAGAAGAATCTTGGAATCAGCTGCTGAAACGCGATTTGAATGTCCTTGCAGCAATTTCGAGCTCCCAAACGACAACCGACCCTCCCACCCCACTCACCGAAACTTGGATACAAACGAGTGAGCCTACCTCAAACGGAGTTTTGTTGGCATTACACTCCGGCGATTTTTACAGCGGCCAAGGGGGGATCGCGACCGAACTCGATTTCTCAGTTGCAATCAACGGACTTGAACAAGCAGTGCCCTCAGGTGGTGCGATAACGGTTCCGGCAGAGACACTATTAACAGTCTCGTTCGCTTGCAAAATTCCAGAACAAGATCTGACCGGCGAGCCCAATTGGCTGGACTCCATTGAACTCGTGTGCATTAGCGAGAGTGGAGTTGAAACACTGGTCGAAAACACCATTCAACTGGGAAACGCAAACCACCAATGGGATTTGAAGACCCCAAACGGAGGTGTCGTTGTCCGCGCTTGTGCTCGACGCTCCGTGGATGGTGGTGAAGACTACCTTGTCTACACGAATCCTATTTTCATCAAATCCGAATTCACGCCTGAACCATGGTCCGCGTCAAAAAGTTTAGCCTCCGTTTCAGCATTGCAAATATTTGGTTTTCTGGGGAGCGTCATCGCAGCAGCAACAATTTTTTTCGTGCTTTCGAAAGTCTCCCATCGAGCAAAGGAGGGACGCTCGCGCAGGATTGAAATCGCATCAAAGCTCCCGGCTCTCGCTGATCAGCCAGAGGCTGACTGGACACCACCCACCGAAGAGACGAGCCCACAGATAAAGCCTCATCCCGATGCCCCAAGCAACGGTGCGATATCAATCCCAACCCGCGGCCAATTCGCCCTGGCAGGTTGTTTAGTGACTCTGTTTGCGATTTACGGCTCACTCGTTCCACTCAATTATCAGCCTCTGCCTTTCGATTCAGCAGTCGAGCGTTTTTTGGACACTCCATTTCTTCAAATTGACGTCAATAGAAGACAGGACTGGGTTGCGAACATTCTTCTCTACGTTCCGCTAGGATATTTCTGGGCGAGTGCGTTTATCTTCGATCGCAATAACTTCGCTGTGCGAGCCCTGCTTTGTAGTAGCGTCGCGCTAATTCTCACTGGGATTGCGATCGGAACGGAATTTTTACAAATTTGGTTTCCACCTCGCACGGTCTCACAAAATGACATCATCGCAGAGGCAATTGGCGCAACCCTTGGCAGCGTAGTGGCCTTAGCAACGATTCAAGCATCTGTGAAGTGGTTCCGCCAAATGATTCGCCTCTCTAACCCGGGAGCAAGTCTAGACTGGTTTCTGCAGCTTTATATTCTTGCATTGTTTTTCGCAACATTAATGCCGTTCGACTTCATATTGAATTCGGCAGAGCTGGCAGCAAAAGTGCAAGCCGGAAGAATTTCGGCACAATTTCCTGAGTTCAGTTCCGCTACACTCGCCAACCTACTTGGCACATCGATAATGTTTTTCCCGATTGGAATTTGGACAAGTCGCTGGCAAGACCGTGCCTCCCATCGATCACTTTGGAAAGCCCTCTCACTGACCGTCTGTATTCCGATATTCCTGGAAATCATTCAGATTCCAGTCTTCTCGCGTTATGCAACTCTCACTGGAATGCTGGCAGGAGTTGTCGGTGCATTAATGGGATTTCACGTTACCCGCCACTTCGGCGGTTCAATCACAAATCGCCTGCTTGAAGCACCTGAGAAACGAGCTTCAAGAACAGTTTCCACAGTTGTGATTATCGCCTCGTACTTGACTGGCTTGGCAATTTTTTATGTTGGCCCACTTCGGCCAGGAGTCCTCGGTGAAACGATATTTCGTCTTCAGAATTTCTGGCAAGTCCCCTTCGCACGACTGTATTGGGGAACTGAACTGAATGCATTTCTTACGATCTCTCGGCAACTCGCATTACTTGCGCCAATCGGGTTCCTCCTTGGGGACCTGGCGTTATCCAGCGAGACATTAAAGCAAACAAAGTGGAGATTTGGAGCAAGCGTCCTGCTCTTGGCAATGATTGCAACACTCCTGGAGATCGGGCAGGTTTGGAATATGGACCGATATGCCGATGTCACAGACGCGATCTTACTTGGAATTGGAGGGATCCTTGGACTTGTCATTCGCCCCGCCCTGATCGATTTCGCCAAATTTGGATTCTTGGATAGCACTCAACGACTCGTCACATTGAGAAGGGTTCTATTCTTGGGAGCTTTAGGAGCAATCGGGCTTATCGGGACAGCAACGGCAAGCTATCAAACAACACATTTCTCTTTGACCCAATCACTTCCCAAGGAAAGGCATGTCGATCTGGTTGTCGACCGAGAATGGCTGAGCGACAAATTTCGGATTCAGAACATTATTGTTCCAACGACCGACTTCCCAGAAGCTATTTGGGGATCGACCGGCGCGGACTCGAGTGGGAATATTTGGTTTGGCGTTTCAGATGGTCGAGAGCATCTGCCGTCAGCTCGCGTTTTCAAATTAGATCCTGTCGGAGGAACACTGACCGAAGTTGGTAGTATCCTTCCCGAACTGAGACGACTCGGACTGCTTCGAGAGGGAGAATCCCAGTCGAAGGTGCATTCGAAATTTGTCGAAGCAGAGGACGGATACCTGTACTTCGCTTCGATGGATGAAAAAGGCGAAGCCAGCGATGGCAGCCAGCTGCCGACGTGGGGGTCACACCTCTGGAGAATCCATCCTCAAATCCAGGTCTTCGAACATTTAGCAAGCGTTCCAGAAGGACTCATCGCTGTCTCTGGCGGGGGAAGGTGGATCTATAGTTTGGGGCTGTTTGATCACATACTTTATCAATGGGATGTTCGTGAAAAAGAACTAAAACATGTTCGCGTGGGCGCAATCGGAGGTCACATCTCACGAAACTTTATCACAGATCTGCGAGGCCATGCCTACGTTCCACGACTAACCCACACAGGCTCAATTTTGGATCGACCGAAAAACCCAACCTCAAAAGATTCTGACGTAACCGTCGAATTGGTGGAGTATGACACTTCACTTCGTGAGGTTGGCTCAACCCCACTTTCGAACTACCTGACTGAAAGTTACTGGGAGAATCATGGGATTGTCGGAGTTTCCACACTCTCGAATGGTTCGATTCTTTTCACAACCAGTCGAGGCTTTCTGTTCCGAATCACTCCTTCACAAGCCGGTTCAAAGTCTTACGTCCAACCATTAAATTGGATCCACCCAGATGGGCCCTCATACGCCCCTTCGCTTTTCGCTGGCAAGAGCGACCAAACTGTTGCAGCAGTTGTCTACGGTAAGGATCGATTTGAGTGGAGTGAATTTAACCTTAGAACCTATCAGGCGAAGACCAGCCCACTTCAACTACCACTACTTACCGAAGGAAAAAAAGGAGTTTTACTATACGGGTCGCAAACTCAGGACAAATTCGGTGCCTGCTATGTCGTTGGCCGAGTGTATAACACTCCGATTGTGCTGCGAATCGAATCACTTCGCTAA
- a CDS encoding glycosyltransferase yields the protein MNYKLRTPSILHTRVVTKTGGGPDKTILNSPRFLKELGYSSACVYLHPPEDEGIETLKTIATQSECPLITIPDKGALDFSIVRKLLKVCKENNVSIWHGHDYKTNALGLLLRRFHRMHLVTTVHGWGHQTPKVLLYYWVDRQAIRRHDHVICVSEDLYETCTEMGVPQQRCSLIQNAIDSEQFKRSTSTDEAKTTVGFEQSQFLIGAVGRLSDEKGFDLLIEAVTRLIEAGLNVGLAIIGEGVERERLEKQIAESGHSDRIQLLGYRSDTKSLYEAMDLYVLSSHREGLPNVVLEAMAMEVPVVATRIAGVPKLVQDRENGLLVEAGDVSQIETAIQEIMLNPELRERLTRNARKTIENEFSFSVRMEKVRAIYDKLLSNSTKP from the coding sequence ATGAACTATAAACTTCGCACTCCTTCAATCCTACACACACGAGTTGTTACAAAAACCGGGGGAGGACCAGACAAGACCATCTTGAACTCGCCACGATTCCTCAAAGAACTCGGCTACTCAAGTGCTTGCGTTTACCTGCACCCTCCTGAAGACGAGGGGATCGAAACTCTAAAAACGATAGCAACTCAGTCGGAATGCCCCTTAATCACAATTCCAGACAAAGGTGCGCTGGACTTTTCGATTGTTCGCAAACTCCTCAAAGTCTGCAAGGAAAACAATGTCTCAATCTGGCATGGACATGACTACAAGACGAATGCGCTTGGTTTACTCCTTAGACGATTCCATCGCATGCACCTTGTGACAACAGTCCATGGCTGGGGGCATCAAACCCCCAAAGTCCTACTCTATTACTGGGTCGACCGCCAAGCGATCCGTCGCCACGATCATGTCATTTGTGTTTCAGAAGACTTATACGAAACTTGCACGGAGATGGGAGTTCCTCAACAGCGTTGCAGCTTGATCCAAAACGCAATTGACTCCGAGCAGTTCAAACGAAGCACTTCAACAGACGAAGCCAAAACAACAGTCGGTTTCGAACAAAGTCAGTTTCTGATCGGAGCCGTCGGACGTTTGTCGGATGAAAAGGGGTTTGACCTACTGATCGAAGCTGTGACTCGGTTGATCGAGGCTGGTCTAAACGTTGGGCTTGCGATTATCGGAGAAGGAGTCGAGAGAGAGAGACTGGAAAAGCAAATCGCGGAATCGGGGCATTCAGACCGAATCCAGCTGCTCGGTTACCGCTCTGACACCAAGTCTCTCTATGAAGCAATGGACCTATACGTCCTGAGCAGTCATCGAGAAGGGCTTCCCAATGTGGTTTTGGAAGCGATGGCAATGGAAGTTCCTGTCGTAGCGACCCGTATTGCCGGTGTTCCGAAATTAGTCCAAGACCGAGAGAATGGACTTCTTGTTGAGGCGGGAGACGTTTCGCAAATTGAGACAGCAATCCAAGAGATCATGCTGAATCCCGAACTCCGAGAGAGACTCACGCGGAATGCCCGTAAGACCATCGAAAACGAATTCAGTTTTTCGGTCCGTATGGAAAAAGTCCGAGCAATCTATGACAAGCTGTTGAGCAACTCGACGAAGCCCTAA
- a CDS encoding ArnT family glycosyltransferase, whose product MNQIANDKIPPTATLNPDESWKCTAMDLTVICIIITAGFLIRISFFTGLAMGDDVIYAAQVLSLAHGSNPTLEQTHWTTRAGMTFLPSAILKTTGNIQFSFVAIPLFFSTLKIAVAIIGGNILLGRKYGILSGIIMAIIPLEIIYATHFFPDIPVSCLSSLSLLFWIHALKTDSRLSFLLAGLCFGIGYLFRETILLDGPVYIALLVTSGRIIRPKILIATIAPLTILVIESVLFNFYHGDPLYRIDSILHQQENPANLTLISTSTAGGGFITDPLLMLLLSHEFSIFMTASLVLAFFSIRNLKTAPFAIWLIFGFIWQYYGTTVPTDWVPLQRDPRYSAGLTIPAAFILSYHISNIRIPFLRYSIITVLCTSGLVCASFDNGGSALAAHREFLSKEPPGPVASEPYEFVALLWLDNSVNPPPGVSPGTELGRNSILRSVTEIKSVTATAPSSGDFILISPSRRPRLYKDLQAKGWIETESYQEHVPAGRLLAGKLLRQLPGQQQRAVDAMTPKRLVLMKRRATSNEKEQSSGK is encoded by the coding sequence ATGAACCAAATCGCAAATGACAAAATCCCGCCGACGGCGACATTAAATCCGGATGAGTCTTGGAAATGCACAGCTATGGACCTAACTGTCATTTGCATAATCATCACTGCTGGATTTTTAATTCGAATTTCATTCTTCACCGGGCTCGCAATGGGAGACGATGTCATTTATGCGGCTCAGGTACTATCCCTGGCACATGGTAGTAACCCAACACTAGAGCAGACACATTGGACCACAAGAGCAGGCATGACCTTCCTGCCTTCTGCAATCCTAAAAACAACCGGAAACATCCAGTTTAGTTTTGTTGCCATTCCATTATTCTTTAGCACCTTGAAAATTGCCGTAGCAATTATTGGCGGCAACATTCTACTAGGTCGCAAATACGGGATACTTTCAGGGATAATCATGGCAATAATTCCTCTCGAAATAATCTACGCGACTCACTTCTTCCCGGACATACCCGTCAGCTGCCTAAGTTCTCTCAGCCTCTTATTTTGGATCCATGCACTTAAAACCGACTCGCGACTCTCTTTTCTGCTTGCCGGACTTTGCTTTGGAATCGGATACCTTTTTCGTGAAACAATTCTATTGGATGGACCTGTCTACATAGCATTACTGGTAACGAGCGGTCGAATAATTCGTCCAAAAATCCTGATCGCAACAATAGCTCCTCTAACCATCCTTGTGATTGAATCAGTGTTATTCAATTTTTATCACGGCGACCCTTTATACAGAATCGACAGCATTCTTCATCAGCAGGAAAACCCGGCCAACTTAACTCTAATCAGTACATCCACTGCCGGCGGAGGGTTCATCACTGATCCGCTACTCATGCTTCTTCTCAGCCATGAATTTAGTATCTTCATGACAGCCAGTCTTGTGCTAGCATTCTTCTCAATCCGAAACCTGAAGACAGCCCCTTTCGCAATCTGGCTAATATTTGGGTTCATTTGGCAATACTACGGAACGACCGTCCCGACAGACTGGGTCCCACTACAACGTGATCCTCGATACTCTGCTGGACTAACGATTCCTGCCGCATTCATTTTAAGTTACCACATCAGCAATATTCGCATCCCATTTTTACGCTATTCTATCATTACTGTACTTTGCACAAGTGGCCTCGTATGTGCATCATTCGACAATGGAGGGAGTGCACTAGCAGCTCATCGCGAATTCCTGAGTAAAGAGCCCCCCGGTCCTGTCGCTTCAGAACCATATGAATTCGTAGCGCTGCTCTGGCTTGACAATTCAGTTAACCCACCTCCAGGAGTTTCCCCGGGCACAGAGTTAGGCAGGAACTCAATTCTTCGCTCGGTCACCGAAATAAAGTCTGTAACAGCAACGGCACCCTCGTCGGGAGATTTCATCTTAATTTCCCCCTCGCGCCGGCCCAGATTATATAAGGATCTACAGGCCAAGGGATGGATTGAAACGGAATCGTATCAAGAACATGTCCCGGCAGGGCGACTACTGGCTGGAAAGCTCCTCCGTCAATTACCAGGGCAGCAACAACGTGCTGTCGACGCAATGACTCCCAAGCGGCTGGTCTTGATGAAAAGGCGAGCAACCTCGAATGAAAAAGAACAATCGAGTGGGAAATGA